The sequence below is a genomic window from Vidua macroura isolate BioBank_ID:100142 chromosome 10, ASM2450914v1, whole genome shotgun sequence.
ctggaacCTGCATGGGCTGCCTCTCATCCTCCCCAAGCCTGGCTTTTTCAGGTTAAGGAAAACGTGGTGGTAGCTCTGCCTGTAGTGCGGGACCAAGGCCCAGAAGACACCCCCTTCTTCTTGCAGCTGCATCTGTCACCTCCAGGTACGAAATGCTACCTCCATCACCGGTTGCAATTCCAGTGTTGGCTCTGCCACCTCTGATGACCCTGCCTGGTGCCATGGAGCAGCATCAAACAGGAGCCAAaagaggtggggagggagggacaggaaaACAATGTGCTATTAGCAAAGCCCTGGCCAACAGACACATCCACAGCTTGGGGTGGAATAATCTGACCCTTTTTTGATCTTGGGTGATTAATTCTGACCTCAGTAAAAAAACATGGTCCCCAGCCTCGTGCTGAAtggagggcacagagctggaacTGTGCAGATCCTTGTCAGGATGCCTTGGCCTGCAACCAGCCCTCCTCCAATTCCATCACTGCCCAGGGGGCACGGCCAAGGCAGCGCCCCGGGCTAACTGAGCCTAATGGCAAAAGCCCAGTGCTCCTGCCAGGTGAAAAAGCACTTCAAGTCTGTGCTGGCCCTGATTAGCAAAACTATGGTTGCCATGGAGCCTGAATACCTGTTAACAGAGTGCCTgccttccctgtcccctcagcagACCCAGGGGACACAAGCTGTGGAGCAGAGGCCAATTTTGCTGCTCCTCAGAAAGCTGATTGCTTTCATCCCAGTGAATATTTAAATGGTCgctacatatatatttttttttcttccttctttcagccTCATTTGGGGTAGAGGAGAAACGTCCCTCCCCAGCTACTCCTCAGATGAGCTGTGGGGCTCTGGGTGCAGACATTTTTGCAGGGAGAAATGAAACACCAGGCTGTGAGTAGGGCACCATCCCAGGGGTGCTGTCCCAGGGGAGCAAAGGCTCCCTGCTGTTCCTTTGCCAGATGCCTGCACTCTGGAAAAGGTGCTGGCCAGTTTATGAGGGGATTTGGAGATCCAGAAACAACTGCCACTATTGTGAGAGGTTAAGATGTCACCTTCTTAGGCTGTGtgagaggggaagaggaggtAAAAATGCTGAGGTGAGATTTTTGGGAATGGGCACAGCTGTTACACGGCGAAAAAGCCCTCTGGAGAGTGAGTGGAGATGCACAGGAGAGTGATGgctaaaaaattattacaggAGGGTGTCCCACATAGACAAGGATGGGTGGGTGGGCTCTGCTGGGTAaaacacagcagggctgctttGAAAAGGCCACCTCATTGACCTGTCTGTGCCAAATTATCCAGATCTGGGCCTGTTTGGTGCCCTGTGGGTCTGCATGGCCCTTCCTTGGCCTTGAGGTCTAAAAAAAAGCATCCTCCTGCTCTCTGAAATGCATCCTCTAGGCTTGTCATCTCCAGGTGACCAAAGACAGGCAGCTTTGAGtaggcagctcccagcagagagAGAAGCCCCTTTTACATCCTCATGGCCAAAAGATTTGCTTCCTCTCCAAGGGGAGAGGGTTCATGACCCTGTTCTGTCTCTGCTGGCTATCCCTGCCCTGGAAAATTTGTTGCAGCAATTCCCTGAGAAGGGCCTGCTCATCTGCTCCCTTCTGTGGCAGCAGAATGCAACCCAggggctcctgcctgctgcaggatAGCACAGAGGGGACATAAGGGCCtgtctgtgcctcagtttccctcttgGATGCAATGTTACTCTGTGGCTTGGCGGCTTTTTCTGTTCAGAACCAGAGAGTGTTAATTAAATCTGCAAAGTGCAGGAAGAAATGGGGATGGAGCACAGACAGCTCtacaaggctgtgctgggctgcccTGCAGTTACTGTGTGATGCCCTCGTGAAAGGAGCCACAAGTGGATGCAGTAGGTTATTAGGGCTGTGCCTCTCGAGCTTTGAAACTGaggtttgctttctcttttggCTTCTTAATTCTCCTGGCgtagctgcagagctgggccctGCTCAGCTTCTCTGTTTCAGCCTTAAGCCACTCGTGGGGAGAGCCAGCTGCCagtggggacagctctgcacTGGCTGCCCCTCTGGGAGGCGTGGGTGtacagcagggagcaggaggaacaCTGGAACTGGGCTTACAAAAGGAGCCTCATGGGTGCCCTTGCTTGTCTTCCAGCCTAACCCAGGGGTGCTCTGGCCATGGagagggctgggctgtggctgaCAGACCATGAGGAGGAGCAGGTTTTGGTGTGCAGCTGGCCATCCTCCCTGCTACCTCCCCAAGCAGTGTTAATATAACAAAATACCAGATCAGAGGAACAGGCTGAAGGATCAAGCTCCCATGTGAAGTTTACCCTCTTTTGAGCAATAGAGGAAGAGGGGTTGTCACCTCCTGGTTGTTTTGTttatcagaaaattaaaagagagaatGGATCATTCTAAAGGACTGTTAATTTGTGAGTGCTCAGAGGTGGGATGCAGGAAGAAAGAGATCCAAGAGAAAGAAGTGATATGCAGTCAGTCCCTGAGAGCTACCAACTCTTCCCAGAGAGATATGACAGCAGGTAGGGTGGGAGCAGCTCTTGAGCCCCAGTTATGTGGGATGCTCCAACAGGCTGATGTGAATGATGAGGGAAGCGAGGAGGCAAAGGGAGAAGGATCCCATGTCCCGTGGTTCTGGTGTCCCAGAAAAACTGGGGCTGTAAATGGGGCAGGGAGGTCTGCCACCACCTGGAATTCTGGATCTGACAGCctggtggggatggagggacTCGTGGGTCATTTTGGAGAGAACCAAGCTTTGTCTTGTCCTTGCTCCTTGCATCCTTCCTACATGCCTGTTGTCCTCAGAAGGAAAGGAGGCTTTAGGGAAACAGATGTTGAAATTTGTCAAGAGCTCAGCAACATCCCCACTGCTTTCTTCCAATCCAAGCAACCTCCAAACACCCTGGTCCCTGCAGACATCCCCTCATCCTCCTGGGAGTGCAGGACACGTGAGCCGTGGGGGTTCctgcagggacaaggacagaggTGCAGAGCTCAGGGGGCTCCCCAAGGGCTGCCTTGAGGCAAAGCCCAGACAGAGATGAGGAACAAGACGGTTGAAGGAATTGTGGCCGCGTGCAGGGAACAGCCTCTGCCCCAAGGACGGGGAAGTGGCTGTGTAACTGTGCACAGAGCTCGGGGAGCACCTGGgactgtgctgggagctggctgcGTGTGACTGTGCTCGTCGGGGCAGTCAGAAAACAGAGGAGGAATGGAAGGGAGTGACATTCCTGGAATGCTTCTTTCCATGTTGTAATCCCTAAAGTGGGCTCATGCTGAGGCTCCTTGTGCCTCTGCACTGGCATGGATCTGTTCCCTGCCTCGGGCATCCCCCAGGGAAAACAGCCTGGGCACAGTctggaggcagggagagaaatCCCTGCCTCATCACTTACTGTTTGTAGCTCTGCCACCCAGGGGGTGTGACCTGCAATGTGCCACTTCCCTGGCACTGACACCCATCCTGGCATCTGCCGAAACATCCCTGCTGAGCCCTTGCCAGCAtcaccctgctgctgtccctgtgtcctgtcccagctgtcaccagcactATGCCATAACCCTGTTTTACTGTGTCTCCATCCCCAGAGGGAATGAAGTTTCATTTCCTCACTTCCATAGGAGCAGGCAGCAActcttcttctccctcccagTTTCAGACACTATTTCCAGTTTGTTGATTTCTTCCCTTGAGTAATGTCTTGTTTACACTCATTTACCCTCCAGGCCTTTGGCTCCAGCAGTTCCTCTCCTCTGGGGAACAAGATGGTTTCCTGAGCAAAGTCAAGGCTCAGGGTAGCCACAGACCTTTTGTGCCCTTGGAGTGtttgctctgccagctcccttcTGCTTGATGCTTTtttgctgcaggaagcagaggtAGGGCCAGGTCAGGGCTACCAAGACAGGCAAGGGCTTTGCTGGTCTTGTCCTGTGatccctgggctgctctggaaTTTCTTTGAGCAAAGTCAATGAGAAGTGAGTGGTACAGCTCCatctgctgtgtgctctggcaCCAGGAGGAGGACTGGATCGTGCAGGACCCCCGGGGCTGTGTCCTGGTGCTGGAGCCACCAGCTCCTCACATCCTGGCCACAAGCACCAGGCTCGGCAGTGCagtcagctgtgctggggctcagcccgCGTGGGGCTGGCAGTAGGTCTCTCCTGGCAGGTCTCTCCAGGTTCCTTCTCCAAGATCCCTGTACTGCCTGCTCGAAttcagccctgctggggctctTTCAGCTCAGCCTCTGTGCAGGGTGGGATGGTGCTGGGACAGGCAGATTGAGGTAAGTCCCGGGATGACAGAGCCCTTCAAGGTGTCATCTCTTGGGGGACCGGGTCCACCTGCGCCCTGCCACCCTCGGAGGGGATGAAGGGAGCGGTGCGTGTCCCTGTGCCCCGTTCCGCGGCCGTCGCACGGAGCGGCGGAACGATGAGCTGCCCACCCCGCAtcccccgccccctccccacctgcGGGGCTGGGGCGGGCTGGAGAGCCCGGAGCCGCGGAGCCCCCACCCCGCAGGCGGAGCGGGAGCCCGTGGGCTTCTCCGGCTCCGGGCGGGTCTCGGACCGGGCCAGCACGTGGAGGAGACAGGAGCCGCGGGCAGAGCGGGGACACGCAGCCTTGACACGAGTCCGTGGAGCTCAGGAGCCGTGAGTGGGTCTGTGTGTGCGAGACACGTACATGTGTGTGCGCGGGCCTGCGCGACGGCAGAGCAGGAGCGTTCCCTGGCACGGAGGTGTCACCACTAAGGACAGGCGGGAGCGGGGACAGACACCGGGCACGGGGAGGGCGCAGAGCCGGACGCAGAGCACGGGGCGATGCTGCGAGCGCAGCAACTTCCTCTCACCCAAGTGTGACGAGAGCCGGCTGGAGCCACCTGCTTCACGGGAGAGTGATTCGGGTGACCCAGGGATGGCACATCTGGAAGTGGGAGACCTCGGGAAGCCGCTGGGTCCATCTGCATTTCCCCGAGATGAGCCCGGACAAGCGGGTGCTGCACAGGCTCCCGCGCCGGACGGGGCCAGGGCGGCCGCGGGGCTGATCGATGCTTTACTCACCACCGAGGCCACGCAGATGACAAATGCCGGCGTTGCGACGGCTGCCGGGGGGGCAAGAGACGTCTGTGCCGCCCTCCCCTGGGACTCCCAGAGTCGATGGAGTTTATTACCTTAACGTTATTTCCTCTCTCTGAAGGGCAGCTTTTTGTCAGTGCTGCCTTGCAGATAAGGagccagcccctggcaggggcaggGTCTCGGCACCGCGATTTGTTTGGCCAGCGGTGGAAAGAgaagcccctggcacagcccccagcctcTCAGCTGACAGCAGACACGAGGGAGAAGGTGGATAAGGGCAGTCGGCTTCTCCGAGCTGAGCTCCGAGGGGAAAGCAGCGGCAGGATTTCATTTGCCTGCCTCTTAAGGCAGTGAAGTCTCCATCCCCTCCCACggtccctccccagccctgaccctgtccctgtccgGCGCAGGGGTAGTAGGACCTCAGCGTTCATCTGGAGTTTCCCAAAAAGCCGTAAGTCCTTATCATGCTGGAAAATCAATTTTCCCTCTGACTGTTTTATTGGttgccctgccagcccttctACATATCTGCTAGAATTGCTGCCAGGAGAGATTTTTGGGGTTGTATCCTGCTCTGCttacagagcaggaaaagaggaTAGCCCTGCTGACATTCCCCTcatggggcagaggggctgaggTGGACTGGGGAGCTGCCAGGTTTGTTTGTGGATGGGAAATGGGGCAGGAAACACTTGAGAAGCCCAAGAGAGTTTAGGTGGAGGTTTTGTGTGGTTTCACAGAGGAAAGGCTGTGTTTGGGGCAGGATGggtgcaggagagcagagccctggtgaTCAGCAGAATCCCGGCATCCTGACACCAGTGGGGAAAGGGACAatgggagcagggggagcagAGAAGTTGGGAGAGCATCCCAAAAACCTCTCCATCTCTCCACAGCCATGAATCCCTATGTCAACTGCTCCAGTTCCGAGTTCCCCCTGCCCCAGCGAGACTTCCCTGTGGAGCCCATCAGCCCTGATCTCAGCAACAGGACTCATCCAGAGACCTTTTTCGACCCTAAGGATGCCAACCTGACAGAGGAGCAGCTGCGGGATAAATACCTGGGACCTCGACGGTCCAACTTCTTTGTCCCAGTCTGTGTCATTTACCTGCTGATCTTCTTGGTGGGGGCTGTGGGCAACACGCTCACCTGCATCGTCATCCTCCGGCACCGGTTCATGAGGACGCCCACCAACTACTACCTGTTCAGCCTGGCCGTGTCAgacctgctggtgctgctgctggggatgccACTGGAGCTCTATGACATGTGGAGCAACTATCCCTTCCTGCTGGGGGCCAGCGGCTGCTATTTCAAGACGCTGCTCTTCGAGGCCGTCTGCTTCGCCTCCATCCTCAACGTCACAGCCCTGAGCGTGGAGCGCTACATCGCTGTGGTGCACCCGCTCAAAGCCAAGTACGTGGTGACCAGGAACCACGCCAAGAGGGTCATTGTCACCATCTGGGTCTTGTCGGTCGTCTGCTCCATCCCCAACACCagcctccatgggctgcagcctCTCTATGTGCCAGGACGGGGGCGGGTGCCCGATTCAGAGATCTGCACCCTTGTGAAACCACGCTTGACCTACAATCTCATCATCCAGGTCACCACcatcctcttcttcttcctgcccATGGGGACCATCAGTGTCCTCTACCTTCTCATTGGCCTGCAgctcaagaaagaaaagatgctgGAAGCCTTGGGAGCCAAGACCGGCAGCAGCCGCAACTGCCACAACCCCCAGGGGCAGAAGAAAGTCAAGAGGAGGCAGGTCACAAAGATGCTGTGTGAGTCGGTGCTGGGCATGGCAGAGCCAGGGATTATCTCCCCAGGCTGTGTTGGGAGGATGCTGGGGGGAAACTGAGTCATGGACAGTCCAGAGCACCACAGCTGGGTCATCCCAGAGGAAGGCTGTGGGTCTGGCTTGTGAGGTGTTGGGGCAAAGGCAGATCTGGTGATTCTAGTCCAGCAGTAAGGATTGCTTGGGCCAGCTCCCTCCAAGCCATACTGTATCCCCTTCTTGAGGGAAGTGCAGgatgagaaagagaaaggaggtgGGTTGGGATGGGGGAACTCACTCCCCATCCCTCCACCCAGACCTCAAatgctggtggcagtggtggggtTTCCCAGAAGGGCAGCACTTCTGCCCAGCCCTACAGCTTCTGTAACTCTAACAGGGCAATGACCCAAGGCTGGATTGAAACATCCTCTTTCCCACTGCTCTTCACTATTGCACCCCTCTCCAGCATGGTTCCCAGAGATTCTGGCCCCCTTCCCAGGAGTGGGAGCTGGCTGCCCTCAGGTAGCTGCCTTTCCCCGGCACACTGGCCTCCACACGCTCCCAGTCCGTGATGGCACAGCCGTGGCAGATTGCCCAGCCCAAAGGCACAGCAAGGGCTGCTTCTCTACCACCTCCCAGACACATGGTAACTCTGCTTTCCAAGGCATTTGGGCTGGCCTGGGGACAAAGGGGGACCTGCCCTGCATGCCACAGAGATGCACTGTGGCATGGGTATGGCAGAGGACCCCAGGATTACCTGTACATATACATACCTacatcctttcctttccatcagcagagctgggttataaaacaaaatcaaaaccagagcaCAAGGAAAGGTCTCAAATAGCTCATGCTCCTTGGACTTTGCTGGTGCACGTGGCAGGTTTCCGGGGGCTGGATGCTAACTAGGGACTGAGTCCCCCAGCTGCGCCGCATGGCTGTGACAGGGCCAGCTGCCTGCCAGTGAGGAGTGGAGAAGTGCAGCACAGAAATAGCACTGGCAggagatggagagaggagaTCCTGTCCAgacctccagcccttccatgACAAGTCCAGAAGGCACTGAGGGgacctttcccctctccttcatCCTTCTCGTGCTTCTCTGCTATGGCCAAAGCTGAAATGGGGCAGTGCTTGTCCAGGGACTGGAGATCTCTGTGGGGTTAGTAATCCCCATCCCCCCAGTAACACCGGTTCCTTGTCTCCCCACAGTTGTGCTGGTGGTGGTGTTTGGCATCTGCTGGGCTCCTTTCCACACCGACCGCCTTGTCTGGAGTTTTGTATCCACCTGGACCAGCAACATGCTCCACATGTTCCAGTACGTCCACATCATCTCAGGTGTCTTTTTCTACCTGAGCTCGGCTGCCAACCCCATCCTCTACAACCTGATGTCCACCCGTTTCCGGGAGATGTTCAAGGAGGTGATGTGCCGCCCCGGCCACCGCCCGCCGTGGGCACGGAAGTACTCGCCCAGCGTCACCCGCACCACCACCCGCAGCACCGAGTGCGAGCCCGTGCCCGGCACCAACGGGCTGCCCCTCTCTGACGCCGAGGAGCACGAGCTGGAGGACATGGAGAGGGGCCAGGCCACCACGCACGCAATGTCCATCTGCTGAAGagtgggagggcagggaaggactCTGGGACCAGCTTTCCTCATTGCCAGCATCCATCTGACTGTGGCACTcatcctgtgctggggagcGGGGCAGGAGCGATGGGGGATCCCTGCCTCACTGTGCTGTCCCACTGGGGTGGAAAGGCTGGTTGcatcagcagcactgctccaggAACATGGTGGCAGTGACCTTGCTGTGTCCTGGATGCATAGCAATGCATCCCACTGTCCTCAGCACCAGGCCTGACCAAGGCCAGGGCATCCCTTGTGGTGTGGGGACAGCTGACTTCTATGTCAGGGATATGTCAGCAATCCCTAAAAATATTCCATCCCTCCTGGCCCAGGGGGGTGAACTCGCAGGTACTGGAGCTGGGGACTTAGGCATCCCAGGCCGTTTTGGGACACAGGGATAGATGGGTGCCCCCAGAGGTGCTTGCACCTGGGCTGAGATCCAGAGGTGTGTGAGAGGTTTGCATGGGATTGTGGAAAAATCCCATGGGGAAAATATAGTCTGTGGGTGCCTTCTCCCTTGAGACCTCTTCAGGGCTCTCTGGCACCAGTGTAACCCTGATTTTCTGGCACATCTCTTCAGTGGTGCCAGCTGGTGcctggctgcaggtgctggtACAGCTCCTTGCTCCCAGCCTTTCTCATGCCCTGCATTCCCAGCCCTTTGAGGGCAAGGGAaggagcacagctgctccctccagagctggagtccaagggGAGAATATGGAACAAAGGCTCCAGGCTGTCTGTAGTGCCAAGGCAGAGCTCCATAGCTGTCTGTCTCACATGAATatgctcccctctcccctctctgaCTAGCATGTGCTGAGTGCCaatctcttcctcctctgcccaCTGTGGTCACCTGAACTTGAGGGGAATGTGGGGAaccctcctccatccctgccctgcatgGGCTGAGCCTcactgagaattaaaaaaagccACTGGCCTGATTTTGCTTGTCCCCTggcacccagctctgctcccagcatggGACTGAGCCCAGGCCATGCTCCTGGGGAGGGTGGTGGATGGGCCACGTGCCAGGGTGATGGACACCAGGGCTGTTTCACCAGATCTCCCTGGGGGTACCGCTGCTGTGGTGGGTCTGCAGGTCCAGGGACActgagggcatggcagggagGGCACAAGTGGGATGTCTGCACCCTTCCTGGCCTCTCAGGCTGAGCTAGGGCTGGGGCCTTTGCAGAGGGACAGCTGCCTCTAGAGCCGTGGCCATCACTCCTTCCCCAGACACACGGCTTGGAAAATGTCATGAAAATGCCAGGGAGCGTGGGCTGGCTGGTCATGCTGGAAGGACCCATCGATTTGCTGTCTGAGATCaatgctgctgccttccccGTGTACACCAGGTCCTGCAGGATGAAATATTGAGGATCTGAAGTGGGAGCTAAGGGACTGCCCAAGCAGTTTGAGCTCTTGTTTTGCACTACTTTCTCAACCCCAACTCCCTCACAGCCAGCTCTTGGAGGCTCCCCTGGCTCAGCATCACATGGCCGTGCCTCTGGTCAGCATGGGCTAGCCTGGGGCTTGCTTGAGCAGAAATACTGGATGAGcaagccccaggcagagcactggcagctgctATTTCCTTCCAGCCTCTCCTAAGCCCATTGCATGGGACCATAGCCAGGCCAGTGACCAAGAAGAGGCAGGGTTTGGGGCTTGCACACTCCCTCCTGCCCCCATCTACCCAATCCCTAGTTCAGAGGCAGTGCAGCTggctttccctgctccccatcccacagccagGTCTGCCATGGGCAAAGCCCTTCCTTGGCCCTTGAGGGGTCCTGatgggtgctgctgggtgaggGTGGGCATTGGGCTGCAGTAACTTTGTGTTTCAGGGTCCTGCTGACTGCTTGCAGCCTCTCTCTGGAGGATGTTGGTGTGACTGAGGACATTGAGATCTGTCTATTTcatcctctctctctctctcctgtcagTGATGGTCCTGGCAGGGCAC
It includes:
- the NMUR1 gene encoding neuromedin-U receptor 1, giving the protein MNPYVNCSSSEFPLPQRDFPVEPISPDLSNRTHPETFFDPKDANLTEEQLRDKYLGPRRSNFFVPVCVIYLLIFLVGAVGNTLTCIVILRHRFMRTPTNYYLFSLAVSDLLVLLLGMPLELYDMWSNYPFLLGASGCYFKTLLFEAVCFASILNVTALSVERYIAVVHPLKAKYVVTRNHAKRVIVTIWVLSVVCSIPNTSLHGLQPLYVPGRGRVPDSEICTLVKPRLTYNLIIQVTTILFFFLPMGTISVLYLLIGLQLKKEKMLEALGAKTGSSRNCHNPQGQKKVKRRQVTKMLFVLVVVFGICWAPFHTDRLVWSFVSTWTSNMLHMFQYVHIISGVFFYLSSAANPILYNLMSTRFREMFKEVMCRPGHRPPWARKYSPSVTRTTTRSTECEPVPGTNGLPLSDAEEHELEDMERGQATTHAMSIC